From the genome of Vicinamibacterales bacterium, one region includes:
- a CDS encoding universal stress protein → MKLLLAVDGSGCAQAAVEAVMKHFRRIGTEVRVVHVLDWPKELPSSLAFGEGRGAAHAVLHAEDIARQDAHLLLARVVDRLTRGGYTATAHLVEGGPRQAITTMAKDWPADVVVVGSHGRHGLDRLLLGSVSESVVRQAQCSVFVVREGAHAAATGVPIPKNEVGVDIVATGPGNLRSTGGGQVETAGFSGIRERVGVAAGNPAAIGRT, encoded by the coding sequence ATGAAACTGTTGCTCGCGGTTGACGGCTCGGGGTGCGCTCAGGCCGCCGTCGAGGCGGTCATGAAGCACTTCCGCCGTATTGGGACTGAGGTGCGGGTGGTCCACGTGCTCGACTGGCCGAAGGAACTGCCCTCATCTCTCGCGTTCGGTGAAGGTCGCGGAGCGGCGCACGCCGTGCTCCACGCCGAGGACATCGCGCGTCAGGACGCACACCTACTGCTTGCCCGTGTCGTCGATCGACTCACGCGCGGCGGTTACACTGCCACCGCACACTTGGTCGAAGGCGGGCCTCGGCAGGCGATCACGACGATGGCGAAGGACTGGCCGGCGGACGTTGTCGTCGTCGGCTCACACGGCCGTCACGGGCTGGATCGGCTGTTGCTCGGCAGTGTGTCCGAGAGCGTGGTCCGCCAGGCCCAGTGTTCCGTGTTCGTTGTGCGCGAAGGCGCGCACGCCGCTGCCACCGGCGTCCCAATCCCGAAGAATGAGGTCGGCGTCGACATCGTGGCGACAGGCCCTGGCAATCTCCGGAGCACGGGCGGGGGCCAAGTCGAAACCGCCGGTTTCTCTGGAATTCGTGAGAGGGTCGGCGTAGCTGCCGGAAATCCGGCAGCGATCGGCCGGACCTGA